One part of the Lytechinus pictus isolate F3 Inbred chromosome 3, Lp3.0, whole genome shotgun sequence genome encodes these proteins:
- the LOC129258054 gene encoding uncharacterized protein K02A2.6-like gives MIQHKHLVAAPPRLQRMLLRLQPYSLTIVYRPGKDVPVADCLSRRPLGPPEHIPLDLQINFVQFAPDRLSQLKEETAKDAEFAALREVVVRGWPERRRDLPRHLQSYWAFRDELAVEDGLILKGERILIPKSMREYILSKLHESHQDIEKTRLRAKASVYWESINDDIEDMVKDCTVCQERKPSQP, from the coding sequence ATGATACAACACAAGCACTTAGTAGCAGCTCCACCCAGACTCCAGCGTATGCTTCTTCGTCTTCAGCCATATTCGCTTACTATTGTCTACAGACCTGGAAAGGATGTACCGGTAGCTGACTGCTTGTCCAGGCGTCCCCTTGGTCCCCCAGAACACATTCCCCTTGACCTGCAAATCAACTTTGTACAATTTGCTCCAGACCGTTTGAGTCAGTTGAAGGAGGAAACAGCCAAAGATGCTGAGTTTGCAGCACTCCGGGAGGTTGTCGTTAGAGGCTGGCCAGAGAGAAGACGAGATTTACCAAGACATCTTCAGAGCTACTGGGCTTTCCGTGACGAGCTTGCTGTCGAGGATGGACTGATCCTGAAAGGAGAACGTATCCTAATCCCAAAGAGTATGAGAGAATACATACTGTCCAAGCTCCACGAGAGTCACCAGGATATTGAGAAGACAAGACTTCGGGCTAAGGCTTCAGTGTACTGGGAATCTATCAATGATGACATTGAGGATATGGTGAAGGACTGCACAGTCTGCCAAGAGCGCAAGCCTTCACAACCCTGA